The DNA region CTGATGATCGGCTGCACCGCGCGTGCGACCAACGAGGACATCGTGGTCGACCGCACCGAGCTGGAGGATGCGCGCTGGTTCGACCATGCGGAGGCGACGCTGATGCTCAAGCGCCAGCATCCCGACGGCCTGGCCGGCCCGCATCCGTTCGCGATTGCCCATCATTTGCTCGGCCGCTGGGTGCATCACCGAAATCCGTTGGACCAATAGCGGGAACCGGACATCGTTCTGCCGATTAGATCTGCGTACTGCTTGGCAGTAGACGGAACCATTGCGACGGACCTTTGCATGAATTTTCAAGACGGCGCCCCGAAAGTCCCGCCCCGCATCCTATGCATCGGCCTGCCGGTGCGCGACCTGACCTTCCGCGTCAACGTTCCGGCCCGCGGCTCCAAGGAGAACGCGACCCATTTCGACGAGATCTGCGGCGGCAACGCGCTGAACGCCGCCATCGGCATCGTCCGACTGGGCGGCCGCGCCGCGATCTGCGGACCGATGGGTGATTCGCGGGAGACCTCGAGCCGCTACATCTTCGACAAGATGGCCCAGGAGGGCATCGAGACCAACCATCTCATCCACATGCCGGACCTGGTCACCCCGATCTCGGCGATCATGATCGACGACACCGGCGAGCGCACCATCGTCACCTTCCGCGATCCCGAGCTGTGGAAGGTCAAGCTGCCGCCGACCGAGCTGCTGCTGGAGGATTGCGCGGCGATCCTGACCGAGAGCCGCTGCGCGCCGTTCTGCACCGAGCTGTGCGCCGAGGCCGTCAAACGCGGCATTCCCGTGGTGGTCGACGTCGATCGCGCGATGTCGATGCGGGAAGGACTGCTGACCGCCTCGTCCCATCTGGTGTTTTCCAGCGAGCCGCTGCAGCAGACCGCCGATGTCACCGACGACGGCCAGGCGCTGCAAAAGCTCGCCAAGCTCACCCCCTCCTTCCTGGCCGGCACCCGCGGCCCGCAGGGCACGATCTGGCTCAATGAGAAGGGCGGGCTCGAGGAGACGGCGGCCTTCCCGGTCCATACCGTCGACACGCTGGGCGCCGGCGACGTCTTCCACGGGGCGTTTGCGCTGGCCATCACCGAGAAGCAGGAGTTGCGGCAGGCGCTTCGCTTCGCGTCCGCCGCCGCAGCGCTGAAATGCACCCGGTTCGGGGGCGCTTATGCCGCACCGCAACGTACTGAAGTTGAAGCGTTTTTGGGCGAACACGCCGACGCCCGGCTGGCCTGAGCGGCCACGACCCGCTTGATTTGGAAGATTTTTCTCTATATGAGGGAGTTTGAACCTTCATGTGGAACTTTCTTCTATGAACGATGTCGCCATTCAGCTTCATGACAACAACCGCCGCCTCGACGCCATCGATCGCAAGATCCTGACCGTGCTGCAGGAGGATGCTTCGCTTTCCGTCGCCGAAATCGGCGACCGGGTCGGGCTGTCGTCGACGCCGTGCTGGAAGCGCATCCAGCGGCTCGAGGCCGACGGCGTGATCCTGCGCCGCGTGGCGCTGGTCGATCAGAACAAGATCGGGCTCGGGATTTCCGTGTTCGTCTCGGTCGAGAGCGCCGACCATTCGGAAGCCTGGCTGCGCAAATTCGCCGACGCCGTGAGCGCCATGCCCGAAGTGATGGAGTTCTACCGGATGGCCGGCGACGTCGACTACATGCTGCGCGTCGTGGTCGCCGACATGCAGGCCTATGACGTGTTCTACAAGAAGCTGATCTCGGCCGTGCCGCTGAAGAACGTCACCTCGCGCTTCGCGATGGAGAAGATCAAGTCGGTGACCGCGCTGCCGGTGCCGGCGGCGTAAGCCGAGAGCGCGATCGCCGATCCACATCGCCGTCATCGCCCGGCTCGACCGGGCGATGACGAGTTGATTTGCGGAAAGTCCCGCCTCAGATCTTCTGATTGTATTCGCCGACCTCGGGGTGCGTGCGCAGCACGGAATCCATCGCCTCGAACATGTCGCGCATGCGCTGTTCGCTGACCGGGCTTTCCACCACGACCACGAGCTCCGGCTTGTTCGAGGACGCGCGCACCAGGCCCCAGCTGCCGTCCGCGACCGTGACGCGCACACCGTTGACGGTGACGAGATCACGGATGTTCTGGCCCGCGACCTGCGCGCCCTGCTGCTGCAGCGTCTCGAAGTGCTTCACGACCGCGTCGGCCACGCCGTATTTCGCCTCGTCGGCACAATGCGGCGACATGGTCGGCGACGACCAGGTCTTCGGCAGCGCGTCCTTCAGGTCGGCCATCGACTTGCCGGGCGCGCGATCGAGCATCTCGCAGATCGCGATCGCCGACACCAGGCCGTCGTCATAGCCGCGGCCGAACGGCTTGTTGAAGAAGAAGTGGCCGGACTTCTCGAAGCCGGCGAGCGCGCCCAATTCGTTGGTGCGGCGCTTCATGTAGGAATGCCCGGTCTTCCAGTAGACGGTGTTGGCACCCTGCTTCTGCAAGACGGGATCGGTCACGAACAGCCCGGTCGACTTCACATCGACGACGAACTGCGCGTTGGCGTTGATCGCCGACATGTCGCGCGCCAACATGACGCCGACCTTGTCGGCAAAGATCTCCTCGCCGGTGTTGTCGACCACGCCGCAGCGGTCACCGTCGCCATCGAAGCCGAGGCCGACATCGGCCTTGTGCGCCAGCACCGCATCGCGGATCGCGTGCAGCATCTCCATGTCTTCGGGATTCGGATTGTATTTCGGAAAGGTGTGATCGAGCTCGGTGTCGAGCGGAATCACCTCGCAGCCGATCGCCTCCAGCACCTGCGGCGCGAACGCGCCCGCGGTGCCGTTGCCGCAGGCCGCCACCACCTTCAGCTTGCGCTTCAGCTTCGGCCGGCTGGTGAGGTCGGCGATGTAGCGCGCCGGATAGTTTTCATGGAATTGATAGGAGCCGCCGGCCTTGTTGTCGAATGCGGCGTTGAGCACGATCTCCTTCAGCCGCGTCATCTCGTCGGGGCCGAAGGTGAGCGGACGGTTGGCGCCCATCTTGACGCCGGTCCAGCCATTGTCGTTGTGCGAGGCGGTGACCATCGCGACGCAGGGCACGTCGAGATCGAACTGCGCGAAATAGGCCATCGGCGTCACCGCGAGCCCGATGTCGTGCACCTTGCAGCCCGCCGCCATCAGGCCCGAGATCAGCGCGTATTTGATCGAGGCGGAATAGCCGCGGAAATCGTGACCGGTGACGATCTCCTGTTTGACGCCGAGCTCCGCGATCAGCGCGCCGAGCCCCATGCCCAGCGCCTGCACGCCCATCAAATTGATCTCCTTGTTGAACAGCCAGCGCGCGTCGTATTCGCGAAACCCGGTCGGCTTCACCATCGGCTCGGATTCGAAAGCATAGGTATTCGGAATCAGTGCGGGTTTCGGCTTGGGAAACATCAGGAATGGCCTCGTGGAAATGCGGAGGGACAATGCCGCTGGCTTTAGCGAATGCATCGCCGCGGCGGAAGGCAGGATTGACGGCTTATGGCTAATAATTACGGCAGATTTGGCGTCGGGTCATCCACCCATCCTTGCGCGGCGGCGCAACACGCCGCGCTGTTGCGCCCGACGAGTTGCTTGACCGCTCATCGCTCCGACCCCGCATGGTTTCTGCAGGGGTGGCGCCAGGCAAGGACAGGCATTGCCGTGCGGTTGTGATTTCAGCCGCGCCCGGCGCTTTGCAATCTGCGCGTCGAATAGTTGACACGTCGGGCAACTCACCGGTACATTTTCATCGTCGCAACAATTGAGCCCGCACCGGAAAATCCGCTGCGGGCTTTTTGAATCGGACAGGACGCTGTCGGCCAATACACTGCCGAGCGCGCCGCAATTGACCACCGCAGCGAACCGAACTGGCTGACAGCCAGGGCCGACCCCGCCGACAGGCGGGCGCCCGGCGAGCACGATGGGCAAGCCGAGCCGGAAGCGACACTTCCGCGCCCTCGCGCAAGCCATCACTCAAGCACTTGCCTTCAACACATAAAGCCAACCCAGCCTTCTCCGCGAGGGTGCGGTCACGCACGCACGCGCCCGAAGGCGTGCGCAATATCTACAGGTGATGATCGATGCCCAATTACTCTCTGGTGCCGGTGGACCATCAGCCGGATTTCGATGACTACTCGCTCGTTCCCGTTGACCACGATCCGTTCGCCGCGGATAGCGTAATTCAACAGGCACAGATTCAACAAGATCAAGCGCAGCCGCAAGGCCCGGCGCAGCAACAGCCCCCAGCGGGAGCCGGTCCGACTTTGGATCAAGGCGCCGCCAAAACCGCTCCGTTTAGCGGCCACGCCAATCCGACGCCAACAGACGCTCTTCCATCACACGGTCGCGCAATTCCCTTGCTTGAGAATGGTAAAGTTGACAGCTACATTTACGCAAGAAACTCGACTGGCACTCCGCCAGAAGGCCCTCAGGTTACTACTGCGAACCGTAATCTCACAATTGCTGCCACTGACAGCGCCAAACCCACGAATTTCGGTGGGGTTTATGGACGCACGCTAACGTTCTCAGAACCCGGTAGCAATAATTTGAGAACAATCACCGCTGCCGACCCAACTGGCTTGTTGGTAGCGACCCCGGTAGAAGATAATCCAAACCTCCTGAGTGTCAGAGAGTACAAGGGCTACTGAATAACCGCCGGCCGAGCGGGCACATTCCCGATGTATTGTCGATGGCGGCCGAACACATACAGACCAATGCCAATTGGCAAGATGTGAGTTGGCGAAACGGGACCAAGGGCCGGCTAGAAGCTCGCTTCGCCGAGGTTCGCGCTTCACAGGGGAGGACATGGAGAGGTCTTATGAAGCTTCTGAAGACCGGGATACTCGCACTTTCGCTAACCGTGACGGCGACCGTTGGGCTCGCCGCGGATTACGAAATTTTCGCTGAGTTTGCGACTGTGGAGACTGGGGTAAACCATTATGCTGTCGAACGCCTCGACCACAAGAACCAGAAGCTTCATCATTGCACCGCAGTCCTCGACGCCGAGACCAAGCAATTGACCGGTCAATGCACCGAGAGGCCCGGCTTTCCAGAGAAACCAACCAGCAAAGGACCTAACGTACAGGGAGGGATTTCAAACATTTTTGGCGGATTGCCAGTGTTAGGCTCTTGGAAAATCGATCAGACTACCGGGAAAACTGAGTTCTGCATTTCAGACCCCGTTCAGTGCGTGGAGGTAATTCCGCAATAGAGTTGTACGGTGAGTCCGCCGGGAGACCAGCTCGACACTCTGCGCAAGCGCCTCAGGTCTGATGTTGCCCGCGAACGTCTGGCGCAAATGCCGCGCCGCTGCGAAGATCGACTCGACTACCCTCTCATTCCCAAAATGTGAACAAGCAGCGCCCTGAATTCCCCCCTCAGCGTGAAAGTGCTGCCTATTGCTCCAGCAACAATTTGCCGTTGGCATATTCGAAGCGCTTCAGCTTCGATAGGAAGGACAGGCCGAGCAGGTTTTCGGACAGCGCCTCGTCCGGCAGCACCAGCGCATCGACGTCGCGCACGGTGAGGCCGCCGATCTCGATCATGGCGAGGTGGGCCCGCGCCGCCCTGATGGTGCCGTTGGCGGTGGTGACGCGCGAGGTGTAATCGCCCGGCACCGGACGCAGGCCGAAGCGCGCGGCCGAGGTCTCGTTCAGGGCCACCACAGAGGCGCCGGTGTCGACCATGAAGTTGATGCGCTGGCCGTCGATCCGACCGTCGGTCGCGAAGTGACCGCGCGGATCGGGCGCGATGCTGAGCGTGCGGGCGCTGACCTGCGCCACCGTGACGGCGGGGGTGATGCTCTGCTTGGCGGTGGTCGCGGCGGCGGGCGCCATCTTGCTGGCCATCTGGGCCATGAAGGTGCCCAGCCCGATCAGGATGGCCGCGAAAATCATCAGGTTACGCATGACACCATACTCGGAAAACCGAACACGCAATTTCACCACGCCGGACGCCCCGCCGCGAGCGAGGGTGGCGGCGCGAGCCTGCCATTTTGGCGAAAAGGATGAGCGAACAGTTAATGCGAGCCCGCTGAGGCGGCCGAATGTCATCGACCGCCTCGCCCGGACCGAATTTGCCGCCCCTCAGGCGGTCTTTCAGGCCGTCTTGGCGACCGGGCTCGGCATCGCCACGCGCAGCGCGTAATAGACCGCGCCCGCGATCCCGACGCCGAAGAACCAGCCATAGACCGCCCACCAGGCCGGCAGGAGCGAGGTGAAGTTCGGCAGCACCGACGAGAACAGCGCGCCGACGGCGGCTGCAATCAGGGCGCTGACGTTCCAGCCGTTCTGGAAGCGATATTCGCCGTTCTCCTGATACAGCGCCGGCACGTTCACGCGGCCTTTGGCGATCAGATAATAGTCGACCATCATGATTCCGTAGATCGGCCCCATGGTCGCGCCGATCAGCCCGACGAACGAGGCGGCGCTGCCCTCCCAGGGCGCGAACGGATACAGCGCGAGCGCGATCAGCGCCGCAATGTAGCCGCCTTTCTTGAAGTCGATATGGCGCGGAAACACGTTGGAAAAAT from Bradyrhizobium sp. B124 includes:
- a CDS encoding sugar kinase, which gives rise to MNFQDGAPKVPPRILCIGLPVRDLTFRVNVPARGSKENATHFDEICGGNALNAAIGIVRLGGRAAICGPMGDSRETSSRYIFDKMAQEGIETNHLIHMPDLVTPISAIMIDDTGERTIVTFRDPELWKVKLPPTELLLEDCAAILTESRCAPFCTELCAEAVKRGIPVVVDVDRAMSMREGLLTASSHLVFSSEPLQQTADVTDDGQALQKLAKLTPSFLAGTRGPQGTIWLNEKGGLEETAAFPVHTVDTLGAGDVFHGAFALAITEKQELRQALRFASAAAALKCTRFGGAYAAPQRTEVEAFLGEHADARLA
- a CDS encoding Lrp/AsnC family transcriptional regulator produces the protein MNDVAIQLHDNNRRLDAIDRKILTVLQEDASLSVAEIGDRVGLSSTPCWKRIQRLEADGVILRRVALVDQNKIGLGISVFVSVESADHSEAWLRKFADAVSAMPEVMEFYRMAGDVDYMLRVVVADMQAYDVFYKKLISAVPLKNVTSRFAMEKIKSVTALPVPAA
- a CDS encoding phosphomannomutase/phosphoglucomutase; the protein is MFPKPKPALIPNTYAFESEPMVKPTGFREYDARWLFNKEINLMGVQALGMGLGALIAELGVKQEIVTGHDFRGYSASIKYALISGLMAAGCKVHDIGLAVTPMAYFAQFDLDVPCVAMVTASHNDNGWTGVKMGANRPLTFGPDEMTRLKEIVLNAAFDNKAGGSYQFHENYPARYIADLTSRPKLKRKLKVVAACGNGTAGAFAPQVLEAIGCEVIPLDTELDHTFPKYNPNPEDMEMLHAIRDAVLAHKADVGLGFDGDGDRCGVVDNTGEEIFADKVGVMLARDMSAINANAQFVVDVKSTGLFVTDPVLQKQGANTVYWKTGHSYMKRRTNELGALAGFEKSGHFFFNKPFGRGYDDGLVSAIAICEMLDRAPGKSMADLKDALPKTWSSPTMSPHCADEAKYGVADAVVKHFETLQQQGAQVAGQNIRDLVTVNGVRVTVADGSWGLVRASSNKPELVVVVESPVSEQRMRDMFEAMDSVLRTHPEVGEYNQKI
- a CDS encoding TIGR02281 family clan AA aspartic protease, whose translation is MRNLMIFAAILIGLGTFMAQMASKMAPAAATTAKQSITPAVTVAQVSARTLSIAPDPRGHFATDGRIDGQRINFMVDTGASVVALNETSAARFGLRPVPGDYTSRVTTANGTIRAARAHLAMIEIGGLTVRDVDALVLPDEALSENLLGLSFLSKLKRFEYANGKLLLEQ